In Rhodothermus marinus DSM 4252, a single genomic region encodes these proteins:
- a CDS encoding NAD-dependent epimerase/dehydratase family protein, translating to MAIRRVLITGGAGFIGRWVVARCLEQGYQVAVYDNLTAGSVDHLLAFSDRIDFYEADILDTATLQAVMDETRPEIVFHLAALHFIPYCNAHPQETLRVNVEGTYNVLDAAARGGVRTAVVASSGAIYPSVEGLIPETLAPAPVDVYGLSKWLTEQVAEQFARTTEMACVAARLFNTYGPYETNPHLIPHIIASLQQGPAVELGNIHTKRDYIYVEDVARLLVALGERVTKGYEVVNVGTGREYSAQEIIETLSELMGQPIEIRIDPARVRPVDKLHQRADTTRLQQLTGMLPEVTLREGLARLLQHEGLPVRL from the coding sequence ATGGCAATTCGGCGGGTTCTGATAACCGGGGGTGCCGGCTTTATCGGACGATGGGTGGTGGCACGGTGTTTGGAGCAGGGGTATCAGGTGGCCGTTTACGACAACCTGACGGCCGGCTCCGTGGATCATCTGCTGGCTTTCTCCGATCGGATCGACTTCTACGAGGCCGACATTCTGGACACGGCTACGCTACAGGCGGTCATGGACGAGACGCGGCCGGAGATTGTCTTTCATCTGGCCGCCCTCCATTTCATTCCATACTGCAACGCGCATCCGCAGGAGACGCTGCGGGTGAACGTCGAGGGCACCTACAACGTGCTGGACGCGGCGGCCCGGGGCGGTGTGCGTACGGCGGTCGTCGCCTCCAGCGGGGCCATCTATCCGAGCGTGGAGGGACTGATTCCCGAAACGCTCGCGCCGGCGCCGGTCGACGTGTACGGTCTCAGCAAATGGCTCACCGAGCAGGTGGCCGAGCAGTTTGCGCGCACGACGGAGATGGCCTGCGTGGCGGCCCGGCTCTTTAACACCTACGGCCCCTATGAAACGAACCCGCATCTGATCCCCCACATCATCGCGTCGCTCCAGCAGGGGCCGGCGGTCGAGCTGGGCAACATCCACACGAAACGCGACTACATCTACGTCGAGGACGTGGCGCGACTGCTGGTCGCGCTGGGCGAGCGCGTGACCAAGGGCTATGAAGTGGTCAATGTGGGAACGGGACGGGAGTACTCGGCGCAGGAGATTATCGAGACGCTGAGCGAACTGATGGGGCAGCCCATCGAAATCCGGATCGATCCGGCGCGGGTGCGTCCGGTGGACAAGCTGCACCAGCGGGCCGACACGACCCGCCTGCAGCAATTGACCGGGATGCTGCCCGAGGTGACGCTGCGCGAAGGCCTGGCGCGTTTGTTGCAGCACGAAGGTTTGCCCGTGCGGTTGTGA
- a CDS encoding glycosyltransferase family 2 protein, translating into MWRPAEKQATLICMTPVRNEAWILERFLQCASTWADYIVIADQQSTDGSREIARRFEKVVLVDNPCEAYDEGARQRLLIDSARQLPVSGKRILIALDADEMFSANWMESPEWQQLLAAPPGTVLYFRWANIGPDVTCAWVDADYKPFGFVDDGSPHEGRPIHSPRVPVPKEAPALYFDEIKVLHYQYADWNRMRSKQRWYQVWERLNDPKKRPVTIFRQYHHMEAAIRRAGPVRPEWLAGYEALGIDMRSISKSPYYYWDEDVLKLLVEHGTERFRKLNIWDRDWTALAAQKGLAVNGTLRDPRTPFEKAVHAWLRATQGKSHTLPVRAVQKLLQVFGW; encoded by the coding sequence ATGTGGCGGCCGGCGGAAAAACAGGCGACGCTGATCTGTATGACGCCGGTGCGTAACGAGGCGTGGATCCTGGAGCGCTTCCTGCAATGTGCGTCCACCTGGGCCGATTACATTGTGATCGCCGACCAGCAATCGACCGACGGCTCGCGGGAGATCGCCCGGCGATTTGAGAAGGTGGTGCTTGTGGACAATCCTTGTGAGGCCTACGATGAGGGTGCGCGCCAGCGGCTGCTGATCGATTCGGCGCGGCAGTTGCCGGTCTCGGGCAAGCGCATCCTGATCGCGCTGGACGCCGACGAGATGTTTTCGGCCAACTGGATGGAAAGCCCTGAGTGGCAGCAGTTGCTGGCGGCACCGCCCGGCACCGTGCTCTACTTCCGGTGGGCCAATATCGGCCCGGACGTGACCTGCGCCTGGGTGGATGCGGATTACAAGCCGTTCGGGTTCGTGGACGATGGCTCACCACACGAAGGGCGGCCCATCCACAGCCCCCGCGTGCCGGTCCCGAAAGAGGCCCCGGCGCTGTACTTCGACGAGATCAAAGTACTGCATTACCAGTATGCCGACTGGAATCGCATGCGTAGCAAGCAACGCTGGTATCAGGTCTGGGAACGGCTGAACGACCCGAAGAAGCGTCCAGTGACCATCTTTCGCCAGTACCACCACATGGAGGCGGCCATTCGGCGGGCGGGACCGGTACGTCCCGAATGGCTGGCCGGCTACGAAGCGCTCGGCATCGACATGCGATCGATCTCGAAGAGTCCCTATTACTACTGGGACGAAGATGTACTGAAGCTACTGGTCGAGCACGGAACGGAACGATTTCGCAAGCTGAACATCTGGGATCGCGACTGGACCGCGCTGGCAGCGCAGAAAGGGCTGGCCGTTAACGGAACGCTGCGTGACCCGCGCACCCCCTTTGAAAAGGCGGTGCATGCCTGGCTCCGCGCCACGCAGGGCAAAAGCCACACGCTGCCCGTACGCGCGGTGCAGAAACTGCTACAGGTATTTGGATGGTAG
- a CDS encoding NAD-dependent epimerase/dehydratase family protein: MRRLLVTGSSGLIGSEVATYFSHRGWDVHGVDNNMRAFFFGPEGDTRWNQRRLEETLPRFTHHELDIRDRQGVLELIETLRPDAIVHAAAQPSHDKAAQIPFEDFDVNAVGTLNLLEATRRYAPEAVFVHMSTNKVYGDAPNELPLVELEKRWDYADPAYYNGIPETFRIDQSKHSIFGASKVAADIMVQEYGRYFGMKTCCLRGGCLTGPNHSGVELHGFLSYLIKCNVTGRKYTIYGYKGKQVRDNIHSYDVARFIECFIEEPRVAEVYNLGGGRGNSCSILEAFEMIEALSGRKMIYDYVDKAREGDHICYISDLTKMKTHYPQWDITKKLPDIFEEIYRGWVERMKAGQAA, from the coding sequence ATGCGCAGACTGCTGGTAACCGGATCGTCGGGACTGATCGGCTCCGAAGTGGCCACGTACTTTTCTCATCGGGGCTGGGATGTACATGGCGTGGATAACAACATGCGGGCGTTTTTCTTCGGGCCGGAGGGCGACACGCGCTGGAACCAGCGCCGGCTCGAAGAGACGCTTCCGCGCTTCACGCACCACGAACTGGACATCCGCGACCGACAGGGCGTGCTCGAACTGATCGAAACGCTCCGGCCGGATGCCATCGTGCACGCGGCCGCTCAGCCCTCGCACGACAAGGCGGCACAGATTCCGTTCGAGGACTTCGACGTCAACGCCGTCGGGACGCTCAACCTGCTGGAGGCCACGCGGCGCTATGCACCCGAGGCCGTGTTCGTGCACATGTCCACGAACAAGGTCTACGGCGATGCGCCCAACGAACTGCCGCTTGTCGAGCTGGAAAAGCGCTGGGACTACGCCGATCCGGCCTACTACAACGGCATTCCGGAGACTTTCCGGATCGACCAGTCGAAGCACTCCATCTTCGGCGCCTCAAAAGTGGCGGCCGACATCATGGTGCAGGAGTACGGCCGCTACTTCGGCATGAAGACCTGCTGCCTGCGAGGCGGCTGCCTGACCGGCCCCAATCACTCGGGCGTGGAGCTGCACGGCTTCCTGAGTTATCTGATCAAATGCAACGTAACCGGTCGCAAGTACACGATTTACGGCTACAAGGGTAAGCAGGTACGGGACAACATTCACTCCTACGATGTGGCCCGTTTCATCGAGTGCTTCATCGAAGAACCCCGCGTGGCCGAGGTGTACAATCTGGGCGGCGGCCGGGGGAACAGTTGCTCGATCCTGGAAGCCTTCGAGATGATCGAGGCGCTTTCGGGTAGAAAAATGATCTACGACTACGTGGATAAAGCGCGCGAGGGCGATCACATTTGCTACATTTCGGATCTGACCAAAATGAAAACCCACTATCCACAGTGGGACATCACGAAGAAGCTGCCGGACATTTTCGAGGAGATCTACCGGGGATGGGTCGAACGCATGAAAGCCGGACAGGCGGCCTGA
- a CDS encoding glycosyltransferase family 4 protein, whose amino-acid sequence MRIGLLFPALPPALDGIGDHTAHLAAALAAESASVRVWTAQPEATPIPGVEIVRVFRYPPRRGVLELGAVVSTDPPDWLIVQFNQFSYGRWGLNPFLPMALHSLRRRCPSMRLAVMFHEDFVPPSSWKNRVFRLWQIPQFRALGRMADVVAFSIQPWVARYRSWFPQAQVVHWPVGSNIPDVGVSREEARRRLGLDPETLVVGVFGTIGAGRLVDYIRAAIEQLSKAGVRFAVWYVGPHGGRLRAQLPPGVSFRDAGALPGEAVSVHLSAMDLLLAPFVDGASTRRGSMIAGLQHGLAVLSTDGPLTDSMLRAEHGRSLWLTPVGDRGAFAGAALELARRPELRAALGQNARRFYAAQLDWPVLARRVMQTLEEAASNVVVQVS is encoded by the coding sequence ATGCGGATCGGTCTGCTATTTCCGGCATTGCCGCCGGCGCTGGACGGTATCGGGGATCACACGGCGCATCTGGCGGCCGCGCTGGCGGCCGAAAGCGCGTCGGTGCGGGTGTGGACGGCGCAGCCGGAGGCCACGCCGATCCCGGGCGTCGAAATCGTACGGGTGTTTCGCTATCCACCCCGGCGTGGCGTATTGGAGCTGGGGGCGGTCGTGTCGACCGATCCGCCCGACTGGCTGATCGTCCAGTTCAATCAGTTCAGCTACGGCCGCTGGGGGTTGAACCCGTTCCTGCCGATGGCGCTGCACTCGTTGCGTCGCCGCTGTCCCTCAATGCGGCTGGCCGTGATGTTCCATGAGGACTTTGTGCCGCCTTCAAGCTGGAAGAACCGGGTGTTTCGTTTGTGGCAGATCCCGCAGTTTCGGGCGCTGGGTCGGATGGCCGACGTGGTGGCGTTTTCGATCCAGCCGTGGGTGGCGCGGTACCGGAGCTGGTTTCCGCAGGCGCAGGTGGTGCACTGGCCGGTGGGATCGAATATCCCGGACGTGGGCGTCTCGCGCGAAGAAGCCCGCCGACGGCTGGGGCTGGACCCGGAAACGCTCGTGGTGGGAGTGTTCGGGACGATCGGGGCCGGACGGCTGGTCGATTACATCCGGGCGGCCATCGAACAGCTGAGCAAAGCCGGCGTGCGCTTTGCAGTGTGGTACGTGGGGCCGCATGGTGGACGACTTCGCGCACAGTTGCCCCCCGGTGTTTCGTTTCGGGATGCCGGTGCGTTACCCGGTGAGGCGGTTTCGGTGCATCTGTCGGCGATGGATCTGCTGCTGGCGCCGTTCGTCGATGGGGCTTCGACGCGGCGGGGTTCGATGATCGCGGGATTGCAGCACGGGCTGGCCGTGCTCAGCACCGACGGGCCGCTGACCGATTCGATGCTGCGGGCCGAGCACGGGCGGTCGTTGTGGCTGACGCCAGTAGGAGACCGCGGGGCGTTTGCCGGAGCGGCGCTGGAGCTGGCGCGACGTCCGGAGTTGCGGGCTGCACTGGGGCAGAACGCCCGGCGCTTTTATGCGGCGCAACTTGACTGGCCGGTACTGGCCCGGCGGGTGATGCAGACGCTGGAAGAAGCGGCCTCGAACGTTGTCGTGCAGGTGTCATGA
- a CDS encoding glycosyltransferase, with product MKVAILMPLAEQLGGAEQLLRLFLRHAPGGPDAWPLVFFEPGPLVDEARALGFPAQVIRAGRLRQPVRYLQTVRRLAQWFRQEGLTLALSWMGKAHLYGGVAARLAGVPAVWFQHGIPTRDSWMDRWITRMPAVGVLACSEAAAAAQRRLRPVRPVAVVHPAAELTAFDPDRLPAPTEARRQLGLPESGPLIGMVGRLQRWKGMHTLVQAMPRILERHPEARAVIVGGRHELEPDYEPWLRSLITRLGLQDRVWLVGFQKDIPLWMQAMDVIVHASDREPFGIVVVEAMALGKPVVAGAEGGPREIITEGVDGLLAPFEDAEALARQILRYLDDPDFARRVGEAARHRARDFSPEAFARRVTDVLRDFGEMANRIAPEAHEKRRDG from the coding sequence ATGAAGGTGGCGATTCTCATGCCCCTGGCCGAGCAGCTCGGTGGGGCCGAGCAGCTTCTGCGCCTGTTTCTCCGCCATGCCCCCGGGGGGCCGGACGCCTGGCCGCTCGTGTTTTTTGAACCCGGACCGCTGGTGGACGAGGCGCGTGCGCTGGGCTTCCCGGCGCAGGTGATCCGGGCCGGTCGGTTGCGGCAGCCCGTCCGCTATCTGCAGACGGTCCGGCGGCTTGCGCAGTGGTTCCGGCAGGAAGGCCTTACGCTGGCGCTGAGCTGGATGGGCAAAGCGCATCTGTACGGGGGCGTGGCGGCCCGGCTGGCAGGAGTCCCGGCGGTCTGGTTTCAGCACGGGATTCCGACGCGGGATTCGTGGATGGATCGATGGATTACGCGGATGCCGGCCGTCGGGGTGCTTGCCTGTTCCGAGGCGGCCGCCGCGGCCCAGCGACGGTTGCGTCCGGTGCGGCCGGTGGCCGTCGTCCATCCGGCGGCCGAGCTGACGGCGTTTGATCCCGATCGGCTACCTGCACCTACGGAAGCCCGCCGCCAGCTCGGGTTGCCCGAAAGCGGGCCGCTGATCGGTATGGTGGGGCGTCTGCAGCGCTGGAAGGGCATGCATACGCTCGTGCAGGCCATGCCGCGCATTCTGGAGAGACATCCTGAGGCCCGGGCCGTGATCGTCGGGGGACGCCACGAGCTGGAGCCGGATTACGAACCCTGGCTGCGCAGCTTGATTACCCGGCTTGGCCTGCAGGATCGGGTCTGGCTGGTCGGATTTCAGAAAGACATCCCGCTGTGGATGCAGGCGATGGATGTGATCGTGCACGCCTCGGACCGGGAGCCGTTCGGGATCGTGGTGGTCGAAGCCATGGCGCTGGGTAAACCCGTGGTGGCCGGGGCCGAAGGCGGTCCGCGTGAAATCATCACCGAAGGGGTGGACGGCCTGCTGGCTCCTTTTGAGGATGCCGAAGCGCTTGCCCGGCAGATCCTGCGCTACCTGGATGACCCGGATTTTGCCCGACGGGTAGGCGAGGCCGCCCGACACCGCGCCCGGGATTTCTCGCCGGAAGCGTTTGCGCGGCGGGTCACGGACGTCCTGCGAGATTTCGGGGAAATGGCCAATCGGATTGCGCCGGAGGCGCATGAAAAACGGCGTGACGGATGA
- a CDS encoding transposase: MDGARYHRRSIRLKGYDYTQPGAYFVTVVTQDRVCLFGEIVDGRMRLNSPGKIVYEEWFRTARLRPYVELRPDEFIVMPNHIHGIIRIVDIIDDDNVVGARRRPVGARRRPVGARRRRAPTTTSGTTLEQFGRPVPGSIPTIIRAFKSATTRRINEWRGTPGARVWQRNYWEHIVRNEKALERIRRYIMTNPARWQMDRENPYR; the protein is encoded by the coding sequence ATGGACGGGGCGCGGTATCATCGGCGATCGATTCGCCTGAAGGGATACGATTACACGCAACCCGGTGCCTATTTCGTCACCGTCGTGACGCAGGATCGGGTGTGTCTGTTCGGGGAAATTGTTGACGGACGTATGCGGTTGAACAGTCCGGGTAAAATTGTGTACGAAGAATGGTTCAGAACGGCACGATTGCGGCCCTACGTGGAATTACGCCCGGACGAATTCATCGTCATGCCCAACCATATTCACGGCATCATTCGGATTGTGGATATAATCGATGATGACAATGTTGTAGGGGCACGGCGACGCCCTGTAGGGGCACGGCGGCGCCCTGTAGGGGCACGGCGGCGCCGTGCCCCTACAACAACATCGGGGACGACGTTGGAACAATTCGGGCGCCCTGTGCCGGGATCGATTCCCACCATCATACGGGCGTTCAAATCGGCCACCACGCGCCGGATCAACGAATGGCGGGGTACGCCGGGTGCCCGCGTCTGGCAACGCAATTACTGGGAACATATCGTCCGAAATGAAAAGGCTCTGGAGCGTATTCGCCGGTACATTATGACCAACCCGGCCCGCTGGCAGATGGATCGTGAAAATCCCTATCGATAA
- a CDS encoding glycosyltransferase family 4 protein: MIHLAFITHNVIPGDGQGRVNFELARYFLLRGATVTLFADKVDRRLLEMGASWVPVHTGPLGEAVDLYKVWRFRELSDRILATMDHLFDVIMGCGVVTRFPHTVNAVHFVHGTWLRSPYHPARQSRHPRALYQKLFSQLNAEWEQEAFIQARQIVAVSEMVRDELIAVGVPPERIEVIVNGVDLAEFHPGRADRGRLGLPEGVPLALFVGDIRSTIKNLDGVLHALQQVPALHVAVVGRLPGSPYPALAEQLGVADRVHFLGFRRDVASLMRAVDFFVLPSRRDSCPLVLLEAMASGLPVIVSRQVGTANLVGEAGFVIENPEDHEALAQAMTTLTREPDLRHEMGRKARAVAEEHSWERMASRYAALFERLMGRKFPLPELYTVE; this comes from the coding sequence ATGATTCATCTGGCGTTCATCACGCACAATGTGATTCCCGGCGACGGGCAGGGACGTGTCAACTTCGAGCTGGCGCGCTATTTTCTGCTGCGCGGCGCCACGGTGACGCTGTTTGCCGATAAAGTGGACCGGCGGCTGCTCGAAATGGGCGCTTCCTGGGTGCCCGTGCACACGGGACCGCTCGGCGAGGCTGTCGATCTCTACAAGGTCTGGCGCTTCCGGGAGCTTTCCGATCGCATCCTGGCCACGATGGATCACCTGTTCGACGTGATCATGGGCTGCGGGGTGGTCACGCGCTTTCCGCACACGGTCAACGCCGTCCACTTCGTGCACGGTACCTGGCTGCGTTCGCCCTACCATCCCGCCCGGCAGAGCCGGCACCCCCGCGCGCTGTATCAGAAGCTGTTCTCGCAGCTCAACGCCGAGTGGGAGCAGGAGGCGTTCATTCAGGCCCGGCAGATCGTGGCCGTTTCCGAGATGGTACGGGACGAGCTGATTGCCGTGGGGGTGCCGCCGGAGCGCATCGAGGTGATCGTAAACGGGGTGGATCTGGCCGAATTTCATCCCGGTCGGGCCGACCGGGGCCGCCTGGGATTACCCGAAGGAGTGCCGCTGGCGCTGTTTGTGGGCGACATTCGCTCGACCATCAAGAACCTGGACGGCGTGTTGCATGCGCTGCAGCAGGTGCCGGCGCTGCACGTGGCCGTGGTCGGACGGCTGCCGGGCAGCCCGTATCCCGCGCTGGCCGAGCAGCTCGGCGTGGCCGACCGTGTGCATTTTCTGGGCTTCCGGCGCGACGTTGCCTCGCTGATGCGGGCCGTGGACTTTTTCGTGCTGCCCTCGCGGCGCGACTCGTGTCCGCTGGTGCTGCTCGAAGCAATGGCCAGCGGGCTGCCGGTGATCGTTTCGCGACAGGTGGGGACGGCCAACCTGGTGGGCGAAGCCGGCTTTGTGATCGAAAACCCGGAAGATCACGAGGCGCTGGCGCAGGCGATGACCACGCTGACGCGGGAGCCTGACCTCCGACATGAAATGGGTCGGAAGGCCCGGGCCGTTGCCGAGGAGCATAGCTGGGAGCGCATGGCCTCGCGCTATGCGGCGCTGTTCGAGCGGCTGATGGGCCGCAAGTTTCCGTTGCCGGAACTGTACACAGTAGAATAA
- a CDS encoding glycosyltransferase family 4 protein, which translates to MKLLVISHACVTPINQDFWSFVMHKYGWNIDLVVPETWRGEYGLVAAQRWKSFTGRIWKLPVLFSGSVPLHIYRARLDKVIEKVDPDVVYVHHEPYGLATFQWYLANKIAKSVPIGFFSWQNILKNYPLPIQVGEQWVYRNSSFAFVGSKGAEEVLREKGYKGPVYYKPGFVNLDIYKPYPEEARKIRRELGVEDKYVIGFVGRLVREKGVVTLVKALGLLDDRLDWVCFLSERETC; encoded by the coding sequence ATGAAGTTACTGGTGATCAGCCATGCATGTGTTACTCCTATTAATCAGGATTTCTGGAGTTTTGTCATGCATAAATATGGGTGGAATATAGATCTTGTTGTTCCAGAAACATGGAGAGGAGAATATGGTCTTGTTGCTGCACAGAGATGGAAGAGCTTTACAGGCAGAATATGGAAGTTACCTGTTTTATTTTCAGGATCTGTTCCATTGCATATTTACAGGGCAAGACTTGACAAAGTGATCGAGAAAGTTGATCCAGATGTTGTATATGTCCATCATGAGCCTTACGGACTGGCAACTTTCCAATGGTATCTGGCTAATAAGATCGCAAAAAGTGTTCCCATAGGTTTTTTTTCATGGCAGAACATTCTGAAGAATTATCCGCTACCTATCCAGGTGGGAGAACAATGGGTTTATAGAAATAGCAGTTTTGCTTTTGTGGGTTCTAAAGGAGCCGAAGAAGTGTTGCGCGAGAAAGGATATAAAGGACCAGTATATTACAAGCCGGGCTTTGTGAATCTCGATATATACAAGCCATATCCGGAGGAAGCCAGAAAAATAAGGAGAGAATTAGGTGTTGAAGATAAATATGTTATAGGTTTTGTTGGTAGATTAGTAAGGGAAAAAGGTGTTGTTACTTTAGTTAAGGCTCTGGGCTTGCTTGATGATAGGCTTGATTGGGTATGTTTTTTATCGGAAAGGGAAACTTGTTAG
- a CDS encoding glycosyltransferase, protein MRLGIDRRVIFMDYIKHENIPYYLSLMDLLILPSETQKNWKEQFGRVIIEAMACGTPVLGSSCGEIPRLIQKTGGGLIFREGNYEELAECIVKLLNDEALRNNLVIRGGNVVRNEYSLEAVASAFVCNLKRVLRGF, encoded by the coding sequence GTGCGTCTGGGAATTGATAGAAGAGTAATATTTATGGATTACATTAAGCATGAAAATATCCCTTATTATCTGTCTTTGATGGATTTGTTGATTCTGCCTTCTGAAACTCAAAAAAACTGGAAAGAGCAATTTGGGCGCGTCATTATTGAGGCAATGGCCTGTGGGACACCAGTGCTTGGTTCAAGTTGTGGAGAAATACCTCGTCTTATCCAAAAGACAGGAGGCGGATTGATCTTCCGTGAAGGAAATTACGAAGAGTTAGCTGAGTGTATTGTTAAATTGTTGAATGATGAAGCGCTTAGAAACAACCTGGTAATCAGAGGTGGCAATGTGGTTAGAAATGAATATTCTCTGGAAGCTGTAGCTTCAGCCTTTGTCTGTAATCTTAAGCGCGTTCTGAGAGGATTTTAA
- a CDS encoding glycosyltransferase family 4 protein, giving the protein MRIACYALVEQHAGSVASANYLILEELLRRGHQVDLFAKADFVRRPEGLERWPNFHYEGVLLERLGALRDRWRPLLRGGLERVVEDWIYRRHLEAIARRVAERHRQQPYDVLLFLGVGAQFEVAGLPAVAWLQGPPQTEWQAIHRLRHRLIELAGRMLYWKLRVFYRHRQRVARRELTRCRAVICGSEWSRQHVIAFGVPAERVFALPYPFDLELFRPEPNVPPRHPGRRTFLWLGRIDPRKRLDLMLEAFALLLEKRRDVHLEIIGRFTYAPEYRRLIEDFPFPEHLTYAPYIARTEVPDLLRSVDVIVQPSEDENFGSTVAEALCCGKPVVVGPTNGTGEYCGAAAFRFERYTPASLCAALEAALQAVETDPAGLAALARQIAEEQFDVRRVVDRLEEVLVKRLIGQEEIAQ; this is encoded by the coding sequence ATGCGGATTGCCTGTTACGCGCTGGTGGAGCAGCACGCCGGGAGCGTGGCGTCGGCCAACTACCTGATTCTGGAGGAACTGCTGCGGCGGGGGCATCAGGTGGACCTGTTCGCCAAGGCCGACTTTGTGCGTCGGCCGGAAGGGCTGGAACGCTGGCCGAATTTCCACTACGAAGGCGTGTTGCTGGAGCGGTTGGGGGCGTTGCGCGACCGGTGGCGTCCGCTCCTTCGTGGCGGTCTGGAACGTGTGGTGGAAGACTGGATCTATCGCCGACATCTGGAGGCCATTGCCCGTCGGGTAGCCGAACGGCACCGACAGCAGCCCTACGACGTGTTGCTGTTTCTGGGCGTGGGGGCTCAGTTCGAGGTGGCGGGGCTTCCGGCGGTGGCCTGGTTGCAGGGCCCTCCGCAGACCGAATGGCAGGCGATCCATCGGCTCCGGCACCGACTGATCGAACTGGCCGGCCGGATGCTCTACTGGAAGCTCCGGGTCTTTTACCGACACCGGCAGCGCGTGGCGCGACGTGAGCTGACCCGCTGCCGGGCCGTGATCTGCGGCAGTGAATGGAGTCGGCAGCACGTGATCGCCTTTGGCGTGCCAGCCGAGCGTGTGTTCGCGCTGCCCTATCCGTTCGATCTGGAGCTGTTTCGGCCTGAGCCGAACGTACCGCCAAGGCATCCGGGCCGACGGACGTTCCTCTGGCTGGGGCGTATCGACCCGCGCAAGCGACTGGATCTGATGCTGGAAGCCTTTGCCCTGCTGCTGGAAAAACGCCGCGACGTGCATCTGGAGATCATCGGACGCTTCACCTATGCCCCCGAGTACCGGCGGCTGATCGAGGATTTTCCGTTCCCGGAGCATCTGACCTACGCGCCTTATATCGCGCGAACCGAAGTGCCGGATCTGCTGCGTTCGGTAGATGTGATTGTGCAGCCCAGCGAAGACGAAAATTTTGGTTCCACGGTGGCCGAGGCGCTCTGCTGCGGCAAGCCCGTGGTGGTGGGTCCCACAAACGGCACCGGCGAATACTGCGGAGCGGCTGCTTTTCGGTTCGAACGCTACACGCCCGCGTCGCTCTGCGCGGCGCTGGAGGCCGCGCTGCAGGCCGTCGAAACCGATCCGGCCGGCCTGGCGGCTCTGGCCCGTCAGATTGCGGAGGAGCAGTTCGATGTGCGCCGGGTGGTGGATCGGCTGGAGGAGGTTTTGGTGAAACGGCTGATAGGACAGGAGGAAATAGCGCAGTAG
- a CDS encoding glycosyltransferase family 2 protein — protein MPRVTIVIPLYNTERFIADALESVLAQTFTDWECVVVNDGSTDRSAEIVARYVERDPRIRLVHQPNQGVCAARNTGAAHASPDSEYLFFLDADDMLEPEALERLVAYLDAHPEVGLVGCQFTRIDAEGKPMDIRNPLKISLRERTRWAPGFLGIPHRLKPSEAYTPFLTFFCGTGQGPFALYRRSVFAQTQGWDPRFNVWHDDTDMFCQMSLIADVHYIPDRLYRYRDHASNRSKDPRVVETARLLQEKWRSYQPRNEREARLLAEAIWYHDYRHVPFRYIWVGIQGLVESISERSLSKVRWGMKNLLTGLWRLTRSVFASRGRRSFHLS, from the coding sequence ATGCCTCGAGTAACCATTGTAATCCCCCTTTATAATACGGAAAGGTTCATTGCCGACGCGCTGGAGAGTGTGCTTGCCCAGACGTTTACCGACTGGGAGTGTGTGGTTGTGAACGATGGAAGTACGGACCGATCAGCGGAGATAGTTGCCCGTTACGTCGAGCGGGATCCGCGAATTCGTCTGGTTCATCAGCCCAATCAAGGCGTTTGCGCCGCCCGTAACACGGGCGCAGCACATGCAAGTCCCGATAGCGAATATCTTTTCTTTCTGGACGCTGACGATATGCTGGAACCGGAGGCGTTGGAACGACTGGTGGCCTATCTGGACGCGCATCCCGAAGTTGGACTGGTGGGTTGCCAGTTTACTCGGATCGATGCGGAAGGAAAGCCTATGGATATTCGAAATCCTCTGAAGATCAGTCTCAGAGAACGTACGCGCTGGGCTCCGGGCTTTCTGGGAATTCCGCATCGACTGAAGCCCTCAGAGGCCTATACGCCGTTTCTCACCTTTTTCTGTGGAACGGGACAGGGGCCCTTTGCCCTGTATCGTCGCTCGGTGTTTGCGCAGACGCAGGGGTGGGATCCGAGGTTCAACGTCTGGCACGACGATACGGATATGTTCTGCCAGATGAGTTTAATCGCGGATGTGCATTACATTCCAGATCGCCTGTATCGCTATCGGGACCACGCAAGTAACCGATCCAAAGATCCCCGAGTGGTAGAGACTGCTCGATTGTTACAGGAAAAATGGAGAAGCTACCAACCGCGCAATGAAAGGGAGGCGCGGTTGCTGGCCGAGGCTATCTGGTACCATGATTATCGGCATGTTCCGTTCCGGTACATCTGGGTAGGCATTCAGGGGCTCGTGGAGAGCATTTCAGAAAGAAGTTTAAGCAAAGTGCGCTGGGGCATGAAAAATCTGCTTACCGGCCTCTGGAGGTTAACGCGATCGGTCTTCGCTTCGAGAGGGCGTCGGTCCTTTCATCTGAGCTGA